The proteins below come from a single Tigriopus californicus strain San Diego chromosome 3, Tcal_SD_v2.1, whole genome shotgun sequence genomic window:
- the LOC131878410 gene encoding uncharacterized protein LOC131878410, with protein MVVRTSFGCEKGDPCFQDFIDAHCMKKDTSYDGTEIESTVTVSIEQCHEMCLRHPDCDHASFSHDDDRCLLKSDKVTLKAQPGHYVIPKTCIPRCTMDTVDFAQMDLGGVSNVNSLMDCHALCLDKPDCFGVVWAKPFENNIYAKTCWFKNAFRVDSTRTMYYGVSMPRYCLHEREQPNGWYLFQSSYYKFIAQNNTYETGMATCEALGGQLASLESQEEFMFARTIAFTLSFHQPDEFSGDYRIGLYGNGSQWTWSNGNIMDSNVISLWCPNEPRSTDSLSYVQFWGGAGFCRDDIQANTKPQNLICEASVCTMDPPTLNNAKRDIRPIGILSHK; from the exons ATGGTAGTCCGGACATCTTTTGGTTGTGAAAAGGGTGATCCCTGCTTTCAGGATTTCA TTGACGCCCATTGTATGAAAAAAGACACTTCATATGATGGTACCGAAATAGAGTCGACGGTAACCGTCTCTATTGAGCAATGTCATGAGATGTGTCTGAGACATCCGGATTGTGACCACGCTTCGTTTTCACATGACGACGACAGATGCCTATTGAAGAGTGATAAGGTCACCCTCAAGGCCCAACCCGGTCATTACGTCATTCCCAAAACCTGCA tTCCACGCTGCACTATGGACACCGTAGATTTCGCCCAAATGGATTTAGGAGGTGTGTCCAATGTGAACAGCCTTATGGATTGCCACGCCCTTTGTCTCGACAAGCCCGACTGTTTTGGGGTAGTTTGGGCGAAACCGTTCGAAAATAATATATATGCTAAAACGTGTTGGTTCAAGAATGCCTTTCGTGTTGATTCAACTCGGACAATGTATTATGGTGTGTCCATGCCAAGATATTGCCTCCATG AGCGGGAGCAACCCAATGGGTGGTACCTCTTTCAAAGCAGTTACTATAAGTTTATTGCCCAAAATAACACATATGAAACAGGAATGGCCACTTGTGAAGCTTTGGGCGGACAACTAGCTTCTCTGGAGTCTCAAGAGGAATTCATGTTTGCGCGTACAATAGCTTTTACCTTGAGCTTTCACCAGCCTGATGAATTCAGCGGTGATTATCGGATAG GCTTATATGGAAATGGCTCACAATGGACTTGGAGCAACGGAAATATCATGGACTCGAACGTCATCAGTCTATGGTGTCCAAATGAACCAAGGAGCACGGATTCATTGAGCTACGTTCAGTTTTGGGGTGGTGCTGGTTTTTGCAGAGACGATATTCAAGCCAACACAAAGCCTCAAAACCTCATTTGTGAGGCATCGG TGTGCACAATGGATCCTCCTACGTTGAACAATGCCAAGCGCGACATTCGTCCAATCGGCATATTAAGTCACAAGTAA